The sequence TTATCTATATGATCCGCCCGCTGTTCATTCAAAAGTTTATATTTGGTGTAAGGAGAATACTCCAGTTTATGCTTTTTGCGGCTCAGCTAATTATACACAAACAGGTTTCAGTGAGTGCCAATTGGAAGTTATGCAACCTTGTGATCCGAAAGAAGCTTTAGGATATTACAATTTCCTTGAAGGAAAATCGATCTACTGCACACATGGTGAAGTTGACAATTACATTAAATTTTACATACCAGAAAGAACACCTAAAAATTATTCAACAGATGAGGAGAAAGAATCAATGTACACTTTATCTGATGTTAGTGCGTTCCCTAGAGTTACAGTTTCCTTCTTGGAAAGAGGAGGTGATTTGCCAAAACGTTCCGGACTTAACTGGGGTCAGCGGCCGGAAGTAGGAAGAGAGCCAAATCAGGCTTATATTCGATTACCCTCTTCGATTTACAAAACAAATTTCTTTCCCCCGCGCCCAGTTCATTTCACAGTTCTTACTGATGACAAAAAGTCTATTATTTGTGCGCGAGCTCAAGACAATGGCAAAGCAATTCACTCCACATTAAACAACAGTTTACTTGGAGAATATTTTAGAAATAGACTTGGATTGCCTAATGGAGCAGAGGTGAGAAAAGAAGATTTGGTTAGATATGGAAGAACTGATGTTG is a genomic window of Ignavibacteria bacterium containing:
- a CDS encoding NgoFVII family restriction endonuclease — translated: MLTGHLIKSILIEPVKKGADSLFIVSGFASPTMASKHIELIEEKLKTHINISLLIGMCPDGGLPLKDHISFIQLSQSLSKNQFRCSYLYDPPAVHSKVYIWCKENTPVYAFCGSANYTQTGFSECQLEVMQPCDPKEALGYYNFLEGKSIYCTHGEVDNYIKFYIPERTPKNYSTDEEKESMYTLSDVSAFPRVTVSFLERGGDLPKRSGLNWGQRPEVGREPNQAYIRLPSSIYKTNFFPPRPVHFTVLTDDKKSIICARAQDNGKAIHSTLNNSLLGEYFRNRLGLPNGAEVRKEDLVRYGRTDVDFYKIDEETYFMDFSVQ